The Mesotoga infera genome includes the window TTAGGTGTTTACCTGATTTCCTGTGTTTCATCGTTGTCTTCATTCTTTCATCGTAATCCTGCAGCATCGTCATCCTGCCCTTATCACTGAGCAGACATATTCCTTCTTTCTTAGTGAAGTCAGAGGTGTCGATTTCTCCATTGTTCCAGAGTTTGAATATCATCCTGTCAATTACTAGAGGTTTGAATATCTCTGAGATATCAAGTGAAAGTGAGAATCTCCTTGTTCCCGGTTCGTGAAGAAAACTGATTGTTGGATCGAGCTGTGTGTAGTATATTTCGCTCAGAGTTGCGGTGTACATGAGGGAGTTTCCAAAAGAAATGAGGGCATTGACTTCATTGTCCGGCGGTCTCTTCTTCCTCTTATCGAAAGAAGGAGCCTCTTTCAGTATATCGTTCCAGCACGAATAGTAAGTGCTTCTAATTCTTCCTTCTATACCCATCAACTGGTCCACTGCACCGGATTCATAGATCGATGCGCTTTCTTTCTCAATTGATTCAATTGCATTGCCGAGGTCTCTTCCCCTTGACTGGTAGTACAGGAGTGTCCGCCGAATGTTTGTCGCTGCACCATCTACAAACAACTGCGCCAGTTTCAGCCTCTTTCTTCTGTTCAGATAATGTTCGGCCTGTCTGACCTTCACATGTCCAGAAACAAGTGTTTCTCTCGGATAGAGAGAACTTGAGTAGAAGCCGTAGTAATTGAAGAAGTGAACGACTTTCCCGTTCTGCGCCAGGAAGTTTATCACCTTGGAATTGAGAGTGACCTCTCCCATTACATACAAATCGTGGATATCTTGTATGGGAATAGCTTTCTTCCTTTCATCGGTCTTCACATAGAGGGTATTGCCCTCTCGCAGAAGCGTTCC containing:
- the cas1b gene encoding type I-B CRISPR-associated endonuclease Cas1 produces the protein MNNGTLLREGNTLYVKTDERKKAIPIQDIHDLYVMGEVTLNSKVINFLAQNGKVVHFFNYYGFYSSSLYPRETLVSGHVKVRQAEHYLNRRKRLKLAQLFVDGAATNIRRTLLYYQSRGRDLGNAIESIEKESASIYESGAVDQLMGIEGRIRSTYYSCWNDILKEAPSFDKRKKRPPDNEVNALISFGNSLMYTATLSEIYYTQLDPTISFLHEPGTRRFSLSLDISEIFKPLVIDRMIFKLWNNGEIDTSDFTKKEGICLLSDKGRMTMLQDYDERMKTTMKHRKSGKHLTYRQLIRAECYRLIKHIIGDENYEPFKAWW